From Patescibacteria group bacterium, one genomic window encodes:
- a CDS encoding NDP-sugar synthase yields the protein MEAVIMAAGRGERTQPLSSAKQKHLLKVLGKSILEHNLEQLNGLVDTVILVIRPDERCKEIKKIIGRKHKGLKIKYALEQEPLGTADAAKTALPFIGERFLLLNGDDLYSHNDIKKVLEKFPCILVKEVSQPKFFGIVGISNGIVKSFIEKPENSASNLANTGLYYLPKDIFKFSIEKSKRGEYEFTDYIKKFIIKEKLNIQEAEQWIPISFCWHLIEACEALLKKIEGTNQGKIDKNCVVSGNLLIGKGTVVKKGTRIEGPVYIGRNCLIEQNCFIKKFSSIGDRVRIRDGATIDNSIIGDKTEIGPKCFIADSIIGDGSKLGATTTTLNFNEDGQTIKTSAKGKIIDTKRAKLGAVIGDRVITGAGVIISPGKKIWPNKSLVDNQRVVEDIQ from the coding sequence ATGGAAGCAGTAATTATGGCAGCAGGTAGAGGGGAAAGGACGCAACCACTTTCTTCTGCGAAACAAAAACACTTATTGAAAGTTTTAGGTAAGAGCATTTTAGAGCATAATTTAGAACAATTAAACGGATTAGTAGACACCGTTATTTTGGTTATCAGGCCGGATGAGAGATGTAAAGAAATTAAAAAAATAATCGGGAGAAAACATAAAGGCCTCAAAATAAAATACGCGTTGGAGCAAGAGCCATTGGGCACAGCTGATGCTGCGAAAACCGCCTTGCCTTTTATCGGGGAAAGGTTTTTGCTTTTAAACGGAGATGATTTATATAGTCATAATGATATTAAAAAGGTCTTGGAGAAATTTCCGTGCATTTTAGTTAAAGAAGTTAGCCAGCCAAAATTTTTCGGAATTGTGGGTATTTCTAATGGGATAGTAAAATCATTTATAGAAAAGCCGGAAAACTCGGCCTCTAATTTGGCTAACACAGGCCTGTATTATCTGCCAAAAGACATATTTAAATTTTCAATTGAAAAATCAAAAAGAGGAGAATATGAATTTACCGATTACATTAAGAAATTTATTATCAAAGAAAAACTCAATATTCAGGAGGCAGAGCAATGGATTCCAATTTCATTTTGTTGGCATCTTATTGAGGCCTGCGAGGCGTTGTTAAAAAAAATAGAAGGGACCAATCAAGGGAAAATAGATAAGAATTGCGTGGTTTCCGGGAATTTATTGATAGGCAAAGGAACGGTTGTTAAAAAAGGAACGCGTATAGAAGGTCCTGTTTATATCGGCAGGAATTGTTTGATTGAGCAGAATTGCTTTATCAAAAAATTTAGTAGCATCGGAGACAGGGTTAGAATAAGGGATGGGGCGACCATAGACAATTCTATAATAGGCGACAAAACAGAAATAGGCCCGAAGTGTTTTATCGCTGATTCTATAATCGGAGATGGTTCTAAATTAGGGGCAACTACAACCACATTGAATTTTAATGAGGACGGCCAAACAATAAAAACATCAGCCAAGGGAAAAATTATTGATACCAAAAGAGCGAAATTAGGAGCAGTTATAGGAGATAGGGTAATTACAGGAGCTGGAGTCATTATTTCCCCGGGCAAAAAAATCTGGCCCAACAAGTCATTGGTTGATAATCAGAGAGTTGTTGAAGATATTCAATAA
- a CDS encoding tRNA 4-thiouridine(8) synthase ThiI: MKKAKALVLLSGGLDSILTAKLLLEQKIEVEALVFKSCFFDSKQAEITAKKLGIKLRIIDFSKKHFEMVKNPKYGYGKNMNPCIDCHALMLKYAKEIMTKEAFDFVATGEVLGERPMSQNKQALQLIEKQSGLKGYLLRPLSAKLLEPTIAEQKGIIDRDNFLAIKGRSRKEQLALAKKWKIDWFPAPSGGCLLTDSCFSEKLKDLIKNNNNPDVSDINLLKIGRHFWDDKVKIIIGRNHQENLELKEAGKKNDILLEMKEPAGPTALIRGSKEMVGEKLIEKAKELIILYAPKAKNKKKIFFDVFLPGS; encoded by the coding sequence ATGAAGAAAGCCAAAGCATTGGTCTTATTGTCAGGTGGATTGGATTCTATTCTGACAGCCAAATTATTATTGGAACAAAAGATAGAAGTAGAGGCCCTGGTTTTCAAGAGCTGTTTTTTTGATTCCAAACAAGCAGAGATAACAGCTAAAAAACTCGGCATCAAATTAAGGATTATAGATTTTTCAAAAAAACATTTTGAAATGGTTAAAAATCCGAAATATGGCTATGGCAAAAATATGAATCCCTGCATTGATTGCCACGCCCTGATGCTTAAATACGCCAAAGAAATAATGACAAAAGAAGCGTTTGATTTTGTTGCAACCGGCGAGGTTTTGGGGGAAAGGCCAATGTCGCAAAACAAGCAAGCCCTGCAGTTGATAGAAAAACAGAGCGGGCTTAAGGGATATCTTTTAAGGCCATTATCAGCCAAATTGCTTGAACCGACAATAGCAGAGCAAAAAGGTATTATTGATAGGGATAATTTTTTGGCAATTAAGGGGCGTTCACGGAAAGAGCAATTGGCTTTGGCAAAAAAATGGAAAATTGATTGGTTTCCTGCGCCAAGCGGAGGATGTCTTTTGACTGACTCTTGTTTTTCAGAAAAATTAAAGGACTTGATAAAAAATAATAATAATCCAGATGTGAGTGATATTAATTTGCTTAAAATCGGCAGACATTTTTGGGATGACAAAGTTAAAATAATTATAGGCAGAAACCATCAGGAGAACTTAGAATTGAAAGAAGCAGGCAAAAAAAATGATATTTTGTTGGAAATGAAAGAACCAGCAGGCCCGACTGCTTTGATAAGGGGGTCAAAAGAGATGGTTGGCGAAAAATTAATTGAAAAAGCGAAAGAATTGATAATTTTATACGCGCCAAAAGCAAAAAACAAGAAAAAAATATTTTTTGATGTATTTTTGCCCGGCTCCTGA
- a CDS encoding mechanosensitive ion channel family protein, whose amino-acid sequence MLNIVFIKDYLNQALSNRPESLSMAFWGNTLFDYLIALFVFIVVVLILRIFKEVIIVELRRLAKRTKTKFDDVIIRMIDSVGWPLYVLLSFYLSFLFLHIPAVVEKYFPTVIFVFMVFYIIKAIQILIDFSTERAMVQDAKDGKIDRPGMRFVGKIIKIIVWAFGLIIILRSFGYNITALAASLGIGGIAIAFALQNVLADIFASFSIDIDRPFKLGDFISIGEEMGKVKSIGIKSTRLQSLQGEELVISNKELTNSRIHNFGQMEKRRAVFILSIAHDTPFKKIEKIPAMIKNILKKIKGVEIDRVYFKELGPYNLGFEVAYFFNSADFDDFVEAREAINFGIKKALDKEKISMVNQAPRIIPKK is encoded by the coding sequence ATGCTAAATATAGTTTTTATAAAAGATTATTTAAATCAGGCGTTAAGCAACCGACCAGAATCATTGAGTATGGCCTTCTGGGGCAACACGCTTTTTGACTATTTAATAGCGCTATTCGTTTTTATAGTGGTTGTTCTGATTTTAAGGATTTTTAAAGAGGTTATAATCGTGGAATTGAGGAGATTGGCAAAGCGTACGAAAACAAAATTTGATGATGTGATAATCAGGATGATTGATTCTGTTGGTTGGCCCCTTTATGTCCTTCTTTCTTTTTATTTATCCTTCCTATTTTTACACATTCCAGCGGTTGTGGAAAAATATTTCCCAACAGTCATTTTCGTTTTTATGGTCTTTTATATTATAAAGGCCATTCAGATTTTGATTGACTTCAGCACTGAAAGGGCGATGGTTCAAGACGCAAAGGACGGAAAAATAGACCGCCCAGGTATGCGGTTCGTTGGTAAAATAATAAAGATTATAGTATGGGCGTTCGGACTTATTATTATTTTGCGGTCTTTTGGATATAATATCACTGCTTTGGCAGCCAGCTTGGGAATTGGAGGAATTGCAATTGCTTTCGCTCTGCAAAATGTTCTGGCAGACATATTCGCCTCATTTTCCATTGATATTGACCGGCCGTTTAAATTGGGGGATTTCATTTCTATCGGCGAAGAAATGGGCAAAGTAAAGAGTATCGGAATAAAATCCACTCGTTTGCAAAGCTTGCAGGGAGAGGAGTTGGTTATATCTAATAAGGAGCTCACAAATTCCCGCATTCATAATTTTGGTCAAATGGAAAAAAGAAGAGCTGTTTTTATATTAAGTATTGCCCACGACACTCCGTTTAAAAAAATAGAAAAGATTCCAGCAATGATTAAGAATATTTTGAAAAAAATTAAAGGAGTTGAAATAGACAGAGTTTATTTTAAAGAGCTTGGTCCGTATAATTTAGGATTTGAGGTTGCTTACTTTTTCAATTCAGCTGATTTTGATGATTTTGTAGAGGCAAGAGAGGCGATTAATTTTGGGATTAAAAAAGCGCTTGATAAAGAAAAGATTTCTATGGTTAATCAAGCGCCAAGAATCATTCCGAAGAAATAA
- a CDS encoding ParA family protein: protein MVKIIALSNLKGGTGKTNVAVNLSMFLSALGKRVLLVDLTPQGDATFSLGIKSSPNYVGDVLLQKIRPKLAVKSTPYFAFDIMPSFPELISVIGRIRESHKPEARIKEAIEKMEEDYDFVIIDTCPDFNILTLNALYAADEIMIPIQSEYLALRSANQLVSMIRSFRPLKEKEISAVLTMYGWRSKISRSISKAIKNEFSGYIHNTIIPRAAILSQVTESKEPILKTAPNSRASRAFKQLAEEVISRNK from the coding sequence ATGGTTAAAATTATTGCTTTATCCAATCTTAAAGGCGGAACAGGCAAGACAAATGTAGCTGTGAATCTTTCTATGTTTCTTTCCGCTCTTGGGAAGAGAGTTTTGCTCGTTGATTTAACTCCGCAAGGAGACGCCACTTTTTCTTTAGGAATCAAAAGCAGCCCAAATTATGTGGGCGATGTTTTGTTGCAAAAAATTAGGCCAAAATTAGCAGTCAAAAGTACCCCTTATTTCGCATTTGACATTATGCCTTCTTTCCCGGAATTAATCTCTGTAATTGGGAGAATCAGGGAATCGCACAAGCCAGAGGCACGGATTAAAGAGGCAATTGAAAAAATGGAAGAGGACTATGACTTTGTTATTATAGATACTTGTCCTGATTTTAATATTCTTACTCTAAACGCTCTTTATGCAGCTGATGAAATTATGATTCCCATTCAATCAGAATATCTTGCTTTAAGGAGCGCTAATCAATTGGTTTCTATGATTCGTTCTTTCAGACCATTAAAAGAAAAAGAGATTAGCGCGGTTTTGACAATGTATGGCTGGAGAAGCAAAATTTCAAGAAGCATTTCCAAGGCGATTAAAAATGAGTTTTCAGGATATATTCACAATACTATTATTCCTCGGGCTGCTATTTTATCCCAAGTAACAGAATCTAAAGAGCCGATTTTAAAAACCGCTCCCAATTCCCGCGCCTCCCGCGCCTTCAAACAATTAGCCGAAGAAGTAATCTCCCGCAACAAATAA
- the topA gene encoding type I DNA topoisomerase, producing the protein MAKLIIVESPTKGKTLGNFLGKEYELAASFGHIRDLPKSKLGIDIENNFAPQYVIPTKSRKTVNSLKKLVSNSSQVILATDEDREGEAIAYHLKEILKLKDYQRIVFHEITEKAIKEALKNPRQLYTSLVDSQTARRVLDRIVGYKLSPFLWKKVARGLSAGRVQSAAVRLIAEREREIEKFKAEEYWSIEALLGKIQISKSKTQNKSKTQNPNAEKNQILASLIEKGGKKIPKLGIKAQKEAEEIVDDLKNAVFEIKSIDKKSIKRNPFPPFTTSTLQQTAGQRLRLSSYKTMSLAQNLYERGLITYHRTDSLNLSTESTFAAKKYIIENFGEKYWPGFSRRYKTKSKGAQEAHEAIRPSNPQNDPKKLNLEGAQAKLYELIWSRFVASQMSEAILDSTDVKIEAKNPESRKYIFQARGQILKFEGFLKVYPLQFGENEIPEIKEKEILDLIKLTPSQHFTQPPARYNEPSLIKALEQYGIGRPSTYAPIISTIQRRNYVFKNDQKRFQPSEIGLVVNDLLVEHFPKIVDIDFTAKMEANLDEIAEGKEIWQNVVGDFYKPFAETLAQKEKELSKQEIAEEKTDKICPECGAELIIKLGRFGKFYACTNFPKCRYTESLKDNKLGIQCPKCKIGEVTEKRTKKGKIFYGCNKFPKCDFALWDKPTGKKCEKCGALMIITKRKQTKCSNKECEKTSKKIEK; encoded by the coding sequence ATGGCAAAATTAATTATTGTGGAAAGCCCCACTAAGGGAAAAACTCTCGGCAACTTTTTAGGCAAAGAGTACGAGCTCGCTGCCAGTTTTGGTCATATCAGGGATTTGCCTAAATCAAAATTAGGCATAGATATTGAAAATAATTTTGCTCCCCAATATGTTATTCCCACAAAATCAAGAAAAACAGTTAATTCTTTGAAAAAATTGGTTAGCAATTCTTCTCAAGTCATCTTGGCCACTGATGAGGACCGAGAAGGAGAAGCAATCGCTTACCATCTTAAAGAAATTTTGAAATTAAAAGATTATCAGAGAATTGTTTTCCATGAAATAACTGAAAAAGCAATTAAAGAGGCGTTAAAAAATCCGCGCCAACTTTACACAAGCTTAGTAGATTCCCAGACAGCGCGAAGAGTGTTGGACAGAATCGTGGGATACAAGCTATCTCCCTTTTTATGGAAAAAGGTCGCTCGCGGTCTTTCAGCTGGCAGGGTCCAATCAGCAGCAGTACGGCTCATTGCGGAACGAGAAAGGGAAATTGAAAAATTCAAAGCAGAAGAATATTGGAGCATTGAAGCCCTGCTTGGCAAAATCCAAATTTCAAAATCCAAAACTCAAAACAAATCCAAAACTCAAAATCCAAACGCAGAAAAAAATCAGATTTTAGCCTCTTTGATAGAAAAAGGTGGTAAAAAAATTCCAAAATTGGGCATTAAGGCGCAAAAAGAAGCGGAAGAAATAGTTGATGATTTAAAAAATGCGGTTTTTGAAATAAAAAGCATTGACAAAAAATCAATAAAGAGAAATCCCTTTCCACCTTTCACAACTAGCACATTACAACAAACTGCTGGACAGCGATTGCGGTTAAGTTCATATAAAACAATGTCTTTGGCGCAAAACCTTTACGAAAGAGGCCTTATCACATATCATAGAACAGATTCTTTGAATCTTTCCACTGAATCCACTTTCGCAGCAAAAAAATATATTATTGAAAATTTCGGAGAAAAATATTGGCCTGGTTTTTCGCGGAGATATAAAACAAAAAGTAAGGGAGCGCAAGAAGCGCACGAAGCAATTAGACCCTCCAATCCTCAAAATGACCCCAAAAAACTTAATTTAGAAGGAGCTCAAGCAAAACTTTACGAATTAATCTGGTCAAGATTTGTGGCAAGCCAAATGAGCGAAGCGATTCTTGATTCTACAGATGTAAAGATTGAAGCAAAAAATCCAGAATCCCGCAAATATATTTTTCAGGCAAGAGGACAAATATTAAAATTTGAAGGATTTTTAAAAGTTTATCCATTGCAATTTGGAGAAAACGAGATTCCAGAAATTAAAGAAAAAGAAATTTTAGATTTAATAAAATTAACGCCTTCACAACATTTTACCCAACCTCCTGCCCGCTATAATGAGCCGTCTTTGATTAAAGCATTAGAGCAATACGGAATCGGCAGGCCATCCACTTATGCTCCGATTATTTCAACGATTCAAAGGCGAAATTATGTCTTCAAGAACGACCAGAAAAGATTCCAGCCATCAGAAATCGGCTTAGTGGTAAATGATTTATTGGTAGAGCATTTTCCAAAAATCGTTGACATTGATTTTACTGCCAAAATGGAGGCAAACTTAGATGAAATCGCTGAAGGAAAGGAAATTTGGCAAAATGTAGTGGGTGATTTTTATAAGCCATTTGCAGAAACCCTTGCTCAAAAGGAAAAAGAACTTTCCAAGCAGGAAATTGCAGAAGAAAAAACTGATAAAATCTGCCCAGAATGCGGAGCAGAATTGATTATAAAGTTAGGGAGGTTCGGCAAGTTTTACGCGTGCACTAATTTCCCGAAATGCCGATACACAGAATCATTAAAAGATAATAAATTAGGAATCCAATGTCCTAAATGTAAGATAGGAGAAGTTACTGAAAAACGAACCAAGAAAGGAAAAATATTTTACGGATGCAATAAATTCCCGAAATGCGATTTTGCTTTATGGGACAAACCTACTGGAAAAAAATGCGAAAAATGCGGGGCGTTGATGATAATAACAAAAAGAAAGCAAACAAAATGCTCAAATAAAGAGTGCGAAAAAACCTCTAAAAAGATTGAAAAATGA
- the dprA gene encoding DNA-processing protein DprA, translated as MEDINTIDINNPLYPQSLKEIIDPPRVLYYKGNLDFNSAHIIAVVGTRRCSDYGKQATIEIVSKLAQAGFAIISGMAKGIDTIAHQTALDYNSKTIAVLGTGIDDKSIYPQENLGLSKKIIENNGAIISEYPPNTPGHKSNFPERNRIISGISQAVLVIEAKEKSGALITVRHAFQQKKIVFALPGSIYAPNSKGCNRIIKNGAKLIEKAEDIFKEFGISPKIIRQRITNISPEEKLILDILKNQALHINKIIELTKLSSTKINSLLINLEMTGIIRNLGNNTFIIKNKWQN; from the coding sequence ATGGAAGACATCAATACAATAGACATAAACAATCCTCTTTATCCACAATCACTGAAAGAAATAATTGACCCGCCAAGGGTCTTGTATTATAAAGGAAATCTGGATTTTAACAGCGCCCATATAATCGCAGTAGTTGGAACAAGGCGATGTTCTGATTATGGCAAACAAGCAACAATAGAAATTGTTTCTAAATTAGCCCAAGCTGGATTCGCAATTATAAGCGGGATGGCAAAAGGCATTGACACTATTGCCCACCAGACAGCATTGGACTATAATTCCAAAACAATCGCAGTATTGGGGACTGGAATTGACGACAAAAGCATTTACCCTCAAGAAAATCTCGGTTTATCTAAAAAAATTATTGAAAACAACGGAGCAATTATTTCCGAATATCCGCCGAACACGCCGGGACATAAAAGCAATTTCCCTGAGAGAAACAGGATAATTTCAGGAATCAGCCAAGCTGTATTGGTTATTGAAGCAAAAGAAAAATCAGGGGCATTGATTACTGTCCGACACGCATTCCAACAGAAAAAAATAGTTTTTGCTTTGCCCGGCTCTATTTATGCACCAAACTCTAAAGGATGTAATCGCATTATCAAAAATGGGGCGAAATTAATTGAAAAAGCAGAAGATATTTTCAAAGAGTTCGGAATAAGTCCAAAAATAATAAGGCAGAGGATTACAAATATCTCGCCAGAAGAAAAATTGATATTAGATATCTTAAAAAATCAGGCCCTGCATATCAATAAGATAATTGAATTGACTAAATTGTCTTCAACAAAAATAAATTCGCTTCTAATCAATCTAGAAATGACAGGAATAATAAGAAATCTTGGAAACAATACATTTATTATAAAAAACAAATGGCAAAATTAA
- the pth gene encoding aminoacyl-tRNA hydrolase produces MILIIGLGNPGLKFKNTRHNIGFEILDQIRKNGDFSVWENKKRLKAKICVGEHGDKKLILAKPQTFMNNSGESLKLLTAFYKIPISELWVVHDDIDLEFGKIRIKNDSGSGGHKGIESIISCLGTKDFKQFKIGILNKKKGKIDTKKFVLQKFTKQELGQLKDIKQESILSLFSAL; encoded by the coding sequence ATGATTTTAATAATCGGGCTTGGAAACCCGGGCCTAAAATTTAAAAACACCCGTCATAATATTGGATTTGAAATCCTGGACCAAATAAGAAAAAATGGTGATTTTTCTGTTTGGGAAAATAAAAAGCGGTTAAAAGCAAAAATTTGTGTCGGGGAACATGGAGACAAAAAATTGATTTTGGCAAAACCCCAGACATTTATGAATAATTCCGGCGAGTCATTAAAACTGCTAACCGCTTTTTACAAAATACCAATCAGCGAACTTTGGGTTGTGCATGATGACATTGATTTGGAATTCGGGAAAATAAGAATCAAAAATGACTCTGGCTCTGGCGGACACAAAGGAATTGAGTCAATAATTTCTTGTTTGGGAACCAAAGATTTCAAACAATTTAAAATAGGAATTTTGAATAAAAAAAAGGGCAAAATAGATACAAAAAAATTTGTTTTGCAAAAATTCACAAAGCAAGAATTGGGACAATTGAAAGACATAAAACAAGAATCAATTTTGTCTTTATTCTCCGCCCTGTAA
- the lepB gene encoding signal peptidase I, whose protein sequence is MKKIIFFIWEIVKISIVALIIVVPIRAFVFQPFFVSGASMEPNFHDYDYLIVDEISYRLGSPGRGDVIVFYNPNDTSKRLIKRVIGLSGETIKIVDNQIFIKNDDEEFYILDESEYLSTDSKTAGHIETMLGDNQYFVLGDNRNVSLDSRSFGPVNRDLIIGRSAFRLWPLSVFMDK, encoded by the coding sequence ATGAAAAAAATCATCTTTTTTATTTGGGAGATAGTCAAGATAAGCATTGTGGCCTTGATAATAGTTGTGCCTATCAGGGCATTTGTTTTTCAACCGTTTTTTGTAAGCGGCGCCAGCATGGAGCCAAATTTTCATGATTATGATTATCTTATAGTTGATGAAATTTCTTATCGTTTGGGCAGTCCTGGTCGGGGCGATGTGATAGTTTTCTATAATCCGAATGACACGAGCAAGCGACTAATAAAAAGAGTAATTGGTTTATCAGGAGAGACGATAAAAATTGTTGACAACCAGATTTTTATAAAAAATGATGATGAAGAGTTTTATATCTTGGACGAATCAGAATATTTGTCTACTGATAGCAAAACCGCGGGCCATATTGAGACAATGCTTGGAGATAATCAGTATTTTGTTTTAGGAGATAATCGCAATGTTTCTTTGGACTCAAGGTCATTTGGTCCAGTTAACAGGGACTTAATTATCGGAAGAAGCGCTTTTCGGTTATGGCCATTAAGTGTTTTTATGGACAAATAA
- the hisS gene encoding histidine--tRNA ligase yields the protein MTGKQVSNKIQAPQGMFDITPENQPFYKKVYGVGEKISSFYGFKEITPPILESTELFERGTGEATEIVEKQMYSLKTKGGDSLTLRPEFTPSMARAYVEHGMISLPQPVKMFSFGPVFRHEKPQAGRYRQFHQFNIEAFGSKRPIMDVEIIYVFYNILQALGIKKLIIELNSIGDKECIGEYKKLLVRYLKKNEHSLCADCKRRLKMNPLRIMDCKQERCKHIVLGAPQIIDHLCKECHNHFKKVLEFLDELGLPYSLNPCLVRGLDYYTRTVFEIIAEDELGRQLGSLVGGGRYDNLVKLFSRKNIPACGAAAGVERIITIMKERNLGPAEIPGPQVFLAQLGDIAKIRSLKLMEDLRKAGISVAELFDRESLSAQLRGADKSKALYSLIIGEEEASRDMIIIRDMADGRQTSVKIDKVVGELKKKLKQ from the coding sequence ATGACAGGCAAACAAGTGAGTAATAAAATTCAGGCGCCTCAAGGGATGTTTGATATCACCCCAGAGAATCAGCCGTTTTACAAGAAGGTCTACGGAGTTGGAGAAAAAATTTCTTCATTTTATGGGTTTAAAGAAATTACTCCACCGATTTTAGAATCAACCGAGCTGTTTGAAAGAGGGACAGGAGAAGCCACAGAAATAGTGGAGAAACAGATGTATTCGCTCAAGACCAAGGGCGGAGATTCTTTAACTCTAAGGCCAGAGTTTACTCCATCTATGGCAAGAGCATATGTTGAACATGGGATGATAAGCTTGCCACAGCCAGTCAAAATGTTTTCTTTTGGTCCGGTCTTTAGACACGAAAAACCGCAAGCAGGCAGGTATCGCCAGTTTCACCAATTCAACATAGAGGCCTTCGGTTCCAAACGCCCGATAATGGATGTGGAGATTATCTATGTCTTTTATAACATCCTTCAAGCCCTTGGGATTAAAAAATTAATTATTGAGCTGAACAGCATTGGAGACAAGGAATGTATAGGCGAATACAAGAAACTTTTAGTAAGATATTTAAAGAAAAACGAACATTCTTTATGCGCAGATTGCAAAAGGCGGCTCAAGATGAACCCTTTAAGGATAATGGATTGCAAACAGGAAAGGTGTAAACATATAGTTCTCGGCGCTCCTCAAATTATTGACCATCTTTGTAAAGAATGCCATAATCATTTCAAAAAGGTTTTGGAATTTTTAGATGAGTTGGGTTTGCCATACAGCTTAAACCCTTGTTTAGTGAGGGGATTGGATTATTACACGAGAACCGTGTTTGAAATTATCGCGGAGGATGAACTTGGCAGACAACTTGGAAGTTTAGTCGGCGGTGGCAGATACGATAATCTTGTCAAGCTTTTTTCAAGAAAAAATATTCCTGCTTGCGGAGCTGCTGCTGGGGTTGAGAGGATTATTACTATAATGAAGGAGCGTAATTTAGGTCCAGCTGAAATTCCGGGACCGCAAGTATTTTTAGCCCAGCTTGGAGATATTGCCAAAATTAGGTCGTTGAAACTTATGGAGGACCTTCGGAAAGCAGGCATATCAGTAGCAGAGTTATTTGACAGAGAATCTTTGTCTGCCCAGCTTAGGGGCGCTGATAAATCAAAAGCATTATATTCTTTGATTATCGGCGAAGAAGAAGCGAGCAGAGATATGATTATCATTAGGGATATGGCTGATGGCAGACAGACATCGGTTAAAATAGATAAGGTCGTCGGGGAATTGAAGAAAAAATTAAAACAGTAA
- a CDS encoding GatB/YqeY domain-containing protein produces the protein MDLREKVQKDLQESLKNNQERKLSVLRLLLDGIIKKEKEKRVIIKDAKDEAEIIEKSRLTDQEILQIISFFIKKSKEAVGQFETGKRQDLADKEKEEIEILNQYLPEQMPEEEIRKLVEEAIKETKAESIKDMGKIMSILMLKIQGKADGGIVSAIVKELLAK, from the coding sequence ATGGATTTAAGAGAAAAAGTTCAAAAAGACCTACAGGAATCTCTCAAGAACAATCAAGAGAGAAAGCTTTCTGTTTTACGCCTTCTTTTAGATGGTATAATCAAAAAAGAGAAAGAAAAAAGGGTAATAATAAAAGATGCCAAGGACGAAGCAGAAATCATTGAAAAAAGTCGGCTCACAGACCAAGAGATTCTTCAGATAATTTCCTTTTTTATTAAAAAATCCAAAGAAGCAGTAGGGCAATTTGAAACAGGCAAGAGACAAGATTTGGCTGATAAAGAAAAAGAAGAGATAGAAATCTTGAATCAATATTTGCCAGAGCAGATGCCAGAAGAGGAAATTAGAAAATTGGTAGAAGAAGCGATAAAAGAAACTAAAGCAGAGTCAATAAAGGATATGGGCAAAATAATGAGCATTTTGATGCTAAAAATTCAAGGCAAGGCAGACGGGGGAATTGTGAGCGCAATTGTAAAAGAGTTATTGGCTAAATAG